The genomic segment CCCTGGTCGTGGTGGTGCAGACCTACCTGGCCCGGCTCCGCAGAGTCACCTGATCACTTGAGGTCGGCCGTGCCCAGCACGTGGCCGTCGTGATCCTGGACCTCTATCCGGCTGACATCGCGCAGCTGGATCGAGCTCGCCCCGATCACCTTGGCGTTGCCGCTCGGCGTGGGCCCCCACACCATTGCCTGCTCGACCAGGCCGGACGCGTTCCGGACCTGGCAGTGGAAGGGGCCCGCGCCGTGCAGCTTGCTGACGTCCAGCGCCACCGAGACCCCCCACGTCTTGGGCGTGAGCACCGCCTGGCCCGCCATGCCGCTGCCCTCGGCCGGCAGGAACCGCGCGGTCACCAGCTCGGGGCTCGGCAGCACCTGCGGCGGCCGGTCCTCCCGGTTGCCGCGCAGCACACCGAAACCGATCGCCACCGCCACCAGCACCACGGCCGCCGCGGCGAGCCAGCGGAAACCGGCCATGCGGCTCTGCCGGGACCGCTCGGCCCGCATGCGGCGCAGCAGATTGTCGATCTTGTCCTGGCTGGGGCGGGCCGACATGCTGACCGGGGCGGCCGCCACCCCCGGCTCCTCCCGATGCGCGTCGGGCAGGCGGCGCAGCAGCTCGGGCACGGCGGCCAGCCGGTCCAGCTCCTCGCGGCAACGGTCGCAGTCGCGCAGGTGGGCGTCGAGCCGTTCGGTGTCGGCCTCGTCGAGACCACCGAGCAGGTAGCCACCGAGCAGCCGGTGCAGCTCATCGTGGTCGGTGCTCACCGCAGCACCCCCATCTCCTCGAACACCGTGCGCAACGCCCGCACGGCGTAGTAGGCCCGGGACTTGACCGTGCCCTCCGGCACCTCGAGCTGGCGGGCCGCGTCGGCCACGCTCTTCCCCTCGTAGTACATGGCCTTGACCACCGCCTGATGGTCGGCCGACAACCGCTCCAGCGCCTCGGCGACCAGCCAGCCCTCGACCATCTCGTCGACGTTGTCGGCCGACGGCATCGCGTTCACCGCGGCCTCGTCGGCGATCAGATGCGGCCGGCGCTGCTCGGCCCGCCACGCGTTGGTGACCACGTTGCGCGCGATGGTCAGCAGGTAGGAGCGGATCCGGCCCGGATCGGGGTCCAGGTGATCGATGTGTTTCCAGGCCCGCAGCAACGTCTCCTGCACGAGGTCCTCGGCGCGATGCCGGTCATGCACATAGCGCAGGACGAAGCTGAGCAGAACCGCATAGTGCTCCGTGTAGAGCGCGGTCATCAGCTCCTCGTCGGGACTTACCCGTCGCCTCATCCGCGCCCGCCTTCTCGAACTCCGGTTCGCCACCACGTTCTACACCGTGACGGTGAACTCGGTTCGATCCGGCACGCCGGGCGTTCACTCGGCTCCCGCTCGGCTGGCGTGCCTTGGGCACAATAAAGGACGATGCCCGGTCCCCCTCGCCGGGACCGGGCATCGCGTCAAACACCGCGCCAGGCGGTCAGCAGTCTCCCGGACCCCCGTACCGGAAAGATCTGGCTGAGATCGGCGCGATCGGATACGTCTTCTCGGCTGTGCTGCGGATGAACATGTCGACCGTCGGGCCCTCGATGAACGAGACGCTCGAAACCCGAGCCGCGTTCTCCTTGGCCGACAGGGTGCCGTTACCCATGTCGGTGCAGGTGACGGACTTCGACGCGGACGCGGCGACCTCACCGAAGACCTGAACCAGACCGGAGCGGTTGAACTTCACGCCCTGCTTGTTCCAGATCTCCTCGGGGAAATACCCGATCCACTCGGTGTCGTAGGCGACCCACCAGCCCTTGTCGTAGTACTGGATGCCGAACTTCTTGGTGACCCCGTACGTCAGGGTGGCGCCCGGCTTGATCGCGCCGTCGGCCTGCACCCAGCCGCAGCCGTTGTAGCACTGGGGCTCCCCGTTGACCCAGTGGAAGACGAACAGGTGCGGGTCGTCGTCGCCGTTGACCACGCGGTCGACAGTCCAGCCGACCTCGACGATC from the Paractinoplanes abujensis genome contains:
- a CDS encoding anti-sigma factor family protein; this translates as MSTDHDELHRLLGGYLLGGLDEADTERLDAHLRDCDRCREELDRLAAVPELLRRLPDAHREEPGVAAAPVSMSARPSQDKIDNLLRRMRAERSRQSRMAGFRWLAAAAVVLVAVAIGFGVLRGNREDRPPQVLPSPELVTARFLPAEGSGMAGQAVLTPKTWGVSVALDVSKLHGAGPFHCQVRNASGLVEQAMVWGPTPSGNAKVIGASSIQLRDVSRIEVQDHDGHVLGTADLK
- a CDS encoding sigma-70 family RNA polymerase sigma factor, which gives rise to MRRRVSPDEELMTALYTEHYAVLLSFVLRYVHDRHRAEDLVQETLLRAWKHIDHLDPDPGRIRSYLLTIARNVVTNAWRAEQRRPHLIADEAAVNAMPSADNVDEMVEGWLVAEALERLSADHQAVVKAMYYEGKSVADAARQLEVPEGTVKSRAYYAVRALRTVFEEMGVLR